The genomic stretch GACATGGCCGCTCAGCGAGCAGCGGGTTCAGATGGATTGCGTCTCATCGATCCCCAAGGCGAGCTGACGGGCACGGCTTTCGAGTACTTCTATGAAGAAAAGAGAGGCTGGTTCGAAGGCGCCTATCTTGAGACCGGCCCTTACCGCGTTTGGGCAAAGCGATTGGAGATCAGCCCCGACGTTCGAAATCCTTCTCGGAACAACTACCGGGCGATCGATGCAGCCGTTACCACGTGCGAGCGAGAACATCCGCACTACCTGATCTCGACGGATCGCGCCAGCGTCAATGCTCGCTTTCGACTGACGGCAGGCCCGATACGGGTGAAGCTTCAAGATCGGACCTTGCTCACATTGCCTTTCTTCAATTACGGTTTGACCGGCAAAGGCGAGTTCAATCTGCCTTCGCCGGTCTACAGCAGTTTGACCGGAGTTGGGTTGACGTGGACGGAGCGGGCGCCCATACAGGATAGGGGCGAGTTTAGGGTGTCCGGCTCGGCGTTTGTGCTCTCCAGGCCCGAAACAGGAGCGCGATTCGCCTGGAACTTTGCCGAGCCGGATGTGCCGCCGAGCGACCGCGAAGAGACGGTGCGCTTTCAGCAGGGCTATTTCGAGACGTTGTTGGAGGAGTCGCCGTACGACGAGGTGGATCGATTGGCTGCCAAAAAGCTTTGGGTCGGGCTGAGCCGCGCGCTGAACGCGCGGGCTATCGGTCGCCGTCGGACCGATCTTTCAGTGAACAAGGAATGGGAGTTAGCGGCGGGGTTTCGAGTGGATTTGGGCTTTGGCGCGGGCGAGGCGATCCTGCGGGCCGGAAGCCTGAGCGAGCATTTTGGAACCGCCAACGTGCCTGCAAGACAGCGGTTGGCTTTAGAGAGCGAATGGGCAAACTTTGTTGGGCGGTATGACGAAGATAGAGTGAAAGGCTATGCTCGGGGCGAAACCAGACAAGCGGCTTTGCGGTTTCGGCTTCAAATGTCGGCCTATCTATACGAAGGGGGACAAGAGTATGCCTGGGCGAGGCCAGGCATAGAGATGATCCTGCCTGTGTCGCAAACTACGCGGTTCGGTATCAGTTTTTCTCGCGCGTTCGAGACGGGAAGCTCCCCGTTCTTATTCGATCGAATCGACGCGAGAAACGAGGTCAGGCTTCGGGCAGAGACGGTCCTGGGAAACTTCCGGCCCAGTTTGTTGGTCAAGTTCGATGCGGACCGAGGGGATTTTTACGATCTCCAACTCTCATTCGGGTTGACGCAGCACTGTCTGGAGCCGTTTGTCTTTTGGAGGAGGTCGCCGGGGCTGTTTCGGATCGGGGTAAAGCTGACCGCATTGAGGTAGGCGCGGGCCGAGAGCCTCGGCCCGCTGGTCTGTCTTACTTCTTCGAGATTCTGCGGCGGGCAAGACCGACCAGACCGACGCTCAGCGCGATCAGGCTGGCAGGCTCCGGCACAGGGGCGACGACGCTCTGCGTCAACGGGTCGCCGTGGCTGTTCAAGTTCGACTTGATATAGATGGCCAGATCGGTGCCGTTCGCTGCCAAGTAACTGTTGGCGGCGTTCACAATCGAACTTTCCAGAGGGTTGCCGTTCGTCCGTCTGGCGAAGAACGAACCAGCGGTAATGTCATAAACGTTCCCGGTTTCGAACAGAAGCTCCCAAACGACCAACTGCATGGCTTTGGCATCGTTGTCGTTGCCAGAAGCGCGAACGGTCGGGGCAAACTGATTAACAATGTCGCCAATGCGCATCCCGTTAGGGCTGAGCGAGGCGGTGTCGAGCACGTTGACGCCCTTGTGGCTGGTAGACATGCCAACGAACGGATCGACGCAGTAAGTGTAGAGGATCTCTTCTACCGAGCCGTACTTCAACTCGACTCGAAGCTCGCCGACGCGGCCTTCTCGGAAGTTGGCACCGCCGTCAAACGTGTACTTGACGCTGCCGCCCTTTTGGCCACCGCCGCCCAGGTACTTCATCGTGGCGGGAAAAGCCCATGCGCCGCTCAGACCGACGATTGCTGCTGCGACTGTCGAAAGTATTGCCTTGTTCATCCTTGTGTCCTCCCTGTCTCCGTGATTGTTTTGCGACACGGGAGAAGCGGCAAAGGACGTGCCAAATCAAGCGAGAGGAGGAGAAACCGGCAATCGGATCAGCGCTTCTTGCGGCCTAAGATGAAGTTGCTCAGAATAGGCCCCAAAGTGCGATTGGAGGCAACGTATGCGATGACTTTGTTGCGCCATCCTGGGATGACGATCTCTTTCTTGGTCGACAAAGCCTCGATCGAGATTTGCACAACACGACTGGCAGTCATCCAAAGCGGCTTGGGCACTTGTTCGCGGCTAAAGCGCTCGAACTCCGGCGTATCGTGGAACTCGGTATAGGTGAATCCCGGACAGAGCGCCTGCACATGGACGCCCGTGCCGCGCAGTTCCGCGTTCAGCGACCGAGAAAGCGCAACCATGTAGGCTTTGGTCGCAGAGTAGTTGGCCGAGCCCGGTCGAGCGATGAAGGCCGCGATCGAAGCCACGTTGATAATCGCGCCGCTCCCTCGGTCAATCATGGCGGGCAGCGCGGTTCGGGATAGGATGGCCGTCGCCATCCCGTGCACCATTACCATGTCGGCGATCTTGTATGGCTCGACATGATGGAACTTGCCCGTGGTGCCAAAGCCCGCATTGTTGACCAGCAGGTCGGGCGAATGGTCGTTTATCGCGGCTTCGACTTTGGCCATTCCCTCCTCGGTCGCAAGATCGGCCACAACGATCTCGACTTCGGCGTTCAATTGCGAGGCCAGCTGATGCAGCCTGTCCGCTCGTCGAGCGGCGAGGATGAGCCGGTAGCCCTTGTCGGCCAATTGCCGGGCGAACTCCTCGCCAATACCGCTGGAGGCACCGGTGATAAGGGCTGTGGGTTTTCGAGAGGCAGCGACATCGGCATCCGGTTGGGCCTCTATCGAAGTGGAGAGAACGGTTGCCAAGGAGCGAGTCTACCTATAGAGTCGAAAGCAACGATGGGAGTTCGTGCCACTGACAATAACAGGCGTCCGGGAACTTGGCCTTGGTTGCCTCTACTTTCTCAGGCGCGCCGCCCACAAAGATCAAGGGTTTTTCTCGCCGCTTCTTGGCTTCAACGATCCACTCAGCGATGGCTCGTCCATGGGACGGCAACCGATCGAGCGAGATGATCCAAGCGTCCGGC from Armatimonadota bacterium encodes the following:
- a CDS encoding SDR family oxidoreductase, with protein sequence MATVLSTSIEAQPDADVAASRKPTALITGASSGIGEEFARQLADKGYRLILAARRADRLHQLASQLNAEVEIVVADLATEEGMAKVEAAINDHSPDLLVNNAGFGTTGKFHHVEPYKIADMVMVHGMATAILSRTALPAMIDRGSGAIINVASIAAFIARPGSANYSATKAYMVALSRSLNAELRGTGVHVQALCPGFTYTEFHDTPEFERFSREQVPKPLWMTASRVVQISIEALSTKKEIVIPGWRNKVIAYVASNRTLGPILSNFILGRKKR
- a CDS encoding DUF3769 domain-containing protein, translated to MAVCCAAAGCAQPTLPPISAEPLEIWFGRAKYVAAEQPSIEASGGVRLRYQGRTIAASRLFIDMAAQRAAGSDGLRLIDPQGELTGTAFEYFYEEKRGWFEGAYLETGPYRVWAKRLEISPDVRNPSRNNYRAIDAAVTTCEREHPHYLISTDRASVNARFRLTAGPIRVKLQDRTLLTLPFFNYGLTGKGEFNLPSPVYSSLTGVGLTWTERAPIQDRGEFRVSGSAFVLSRPETGARFAWNFAEPDVPPSDREETVRFQQGYFETLLEESPYDEVDRLAAKKLWVGLSRALNARAIGRRRTDLSVNKEWELAAGFRVDLGFGAGEAILRAGSLSEHFGTANVPARQRLALESEWANFVGRYDEDRVKGYARGETRQAALRFRLQMSAYLYEGGQEYAWARPGIEMILPVSQTTRFGISFSRAFETGSSPFLFDRIDARNEVRLRAETVLGNFRPSLLVKFDADRGDFYDLQLSFGLTQHCLEPFVFWRRSPGLFRIGVKLTALR
- a CDS encoding PEP-CTERM sorting domain-containing protein, producing MNKAILSTVAAAIVGLSGAWAFPATMKYLGGGGQKGGSVKYTFDGGANFREGRVGELRVELKYGSVEEILYTYCVDPFVGMSTSHKGVNVLDTASLSPNGMRIGDIVNQFAPTVRASGNDNDAKAMQLVVWELLFETGNVYDITAGSFFARRTNGNPLESSIVNAANSYLAANGTDLAIYIKSNLNSHGDPLTQSVVAPVPEPASLIALSVGLVGLARRRISKK